The following proteins come from a genomic window of Aequorivita marisscotiae:
- the deoD gene encoding purine-nucleoside phosphorylase gives MSTHIEAKAGEIAESVLLPGDPLRAKWIAETFLENAKCYNDVRGMLGYTGTFQGKPISVQGTGMGIPSALIYCHELINDYGVKNLIRVGSAGSYQKNINLRDIVIAMAASSNSGINNTRFINSDYSPTADFDLFMKAAYYAKENNIPIKAGNVLSSDQFYEDDFNNYKKWADFGVLCVEMEAAGLYTIAAKFKVKALAILTISDSLVTGETTTAEEREGSFSKMVEIALNTVL, from the coding sequence ATGAGCACTCATATTGAAGCCAAAGCAGGCGAAATTGCCGAATCGGTTTTACTGCCCGGCGACCCCTTGCGCGCCAAATGGATAGCAGAAACCTTTCTCGAAAATGCCAAATGCTATAACGATGTACGCGGTATGTTGGGCTATACTGGAACTTTTCAGGGAAAACCAATTTCAGTGCAAGGCACGGGCATGGGCATTCCTTCAGCTTTAATTTACTGCCACGAACTTATAAACGATTACGGCGTAAAAAATTTAATTCGCGTGGGTTCCGCGGGCAGCTATCAAAAAAATATAAACCTTCGTGATATTGTAATTGCCATGGCGGCATCGTCTAATTCTGGCATTAACAACACCCGTTTTATCAATAGCGACTACTCGCCTACTGCCGATTTCGATTTGTTTATGAAAGCGGCTTACTATGCTAAGGAAAACAACATTCCAATAAAAGCTGGCAATGTATTATCGAGCGATCAGTTTTACGAAGACGATTTCAATAATTATAAAAAGTGGGCCGATTTTGGAGTGCTTTGCGTAGAGATGGAAGCCGCCGGCCTCTATACCATTGCCGCCAAATTTAAGGTGAAGGCATTGGCCATTTTAACCATCTCCGACTCCTTGGTTACTGGCGAAACAACTACCGCCGAAGAGCGCGAAGGCAGTTTTTCAAAGATGGTAGAGATTGCACTGAATACTGTTTTATAA
- a CDS encoding response regulator, producing the protein MKRILLIEDDIALRENTAELLELSGFMVFTAANGKIGIEKAKKEIPDIIVCDIMMPEIDGYGVLESMASEEKTKHIPFIFLSAKTEHKEIRKGMDMGADDYLTKPFDEMELISAVESRLAKATILNLRENYKANDTAEDDENLQNLNQLKNYFYDEGEIAKYKKGEAIYQNGDHSNNMFLILKGVVKTHTMDANAKELITGLYKADDFLGFTSFDDNIPYTETATAVEETEVAAISKNFVRDILKKSQDVSLELMNLLSDNLSEIKLQLVKMAYSSVRKKTANTILQFVDVMNKKPEAALKISRNDLATTAGIATESLIRTLSDFKRDGIIEIEGRDIRIIDLDGLRNIE; encoded by the coding sequence ATGAAAAGAATACTTCTTATTGAAGACGATATTGCTTTAAGGGAAAACACCGCCGAACTATTGGAGCTTTCCGGGTTTATGGTTTTTACCGCGGCAAACGGCAAAATTGGCATTGAGAAAGCAAAAAAGGAAATTCCAGATATTATTGTTTGCGATATCATGATGCCCGAGATAGATGGCTACGGGGTATTAGAAAGTATGGCGTCTGAAGAAAAAACCAAACATATTCCGTTTATATTTCTTTCGGCAAAGACGGAACACAAGGAAATACGCAAGGGAATGGATATGGGGGCAGACGATTACCTCACCAAACCTTTTGACGAAATGGAGCTAATAAGCGCTGTGGAAAGCAGATTGGCTAAAGCAACTATTTTAAACTTGCGTGAAAATTACAAGGCGAATGATACAGCCGAAGATGACGAAAATCTTCAAAATTTAAACCAGTTAAAAAACTATTTTTACGACGAAGGTGAAATTGCCAAATACAAGAAGGGAGAGGCTATTTACCAAAATGGGGACCATTCCAACAATATGTTTTTAATTTTAAAAGGAGTGGTTAAAACGCATACCATGGATGCCAATGCCAAAGAGCTTATTACCGGGCTGTACAAGGCCGATGATTTTCTGGGTTTCACTTCTTTTGACGATAACATTCCATATACCGAAACCGCTACTGCAGTAGAGGAGACGGAAGTGGCCGCCATCTCCAAAAATTTTGTGAGGGATATTTTAAAGAAAAGCCAAGATGTTTCGCTTGAGTTGATGAATTTGCTTAGCGACAATCTTTCGGAAATAAAACTGCAATTGGTAAAAATGGCTTATAGTTCGGTACGTAAAAAAACGGCCAACACCATTTTACAATTTGTGGACGTTATGAACAAAAAGCCGGAAGCAGCCCTTAAAATATCGCGTAATGACCTAGCAACTACGGCGGGTATTGCAACTGAGAGTTTAATACGAACGCTTTCAGATTTTAAAAGAGATGGTATTATTGAAATAGAGGGGCGCGACATTCGAATTATAGATTTGGATGGCCTGCGAAATATTGAATAG
- a CDS encoding universal stress protein, whose protein sequence is MQKHILIPTDYSRNAFNAIVYAFELFKKEECVFHIFHSYFLFRSAQGNILFPEPEPHEYDAVARASGASMLQLKNKVELLADNPKHTVYFDHKFGTLIELLEEKVKRNNIDLIIMGTRGITDDTKVAYGRNSVNVIESITGCAVLAVPANVHYKRINEIVFPTNFKSEFNEREINTFVKIVQLEKSPIRILHIGKEAELSERQRSNRKQLESYFEGLEYSYHWLEKTGVKEGVLSFVDDRNSGMIAFVNRKHWFFGSIFSNPLVKSLGVHSKVPILALHDLRN, encoded by the coding sequence ATGCAAAAACATATTTTAATACCCACGGATTATTCTAGAAATGCATTTAACGCTATTGTTTATGCTTTTGAGCTTTTTAAGAAAGAGGAATGTGTTTTCCATATTTTCCATTCCTATTTTTTGTTCCGTTCCGCACAGGGAAACATTTTGTTTCCGGAACCCGAACCCCATGAATACGATGCGGTAGCCCGCGCATCTGGGGCAAGTATGCTGCAATTAAAAAACAAGGTAGAACTCTTGGCGGATAACCCAAAACATACGGTATATTTTGATCATAAATTTGGTACCCTGATTGAATTATTGGAAGAAAAGGTAAAGCGAAATAATATAGACCTTATAATTATGGGAACCCGTGGTATAACTGATGATACAAAGGTAGCCTACGGTCGTAATTCAGTAAATGTAATTGAGAGTATAACCGGGTGTGCCGTTCTGGCCGTTCCCGCAAATGTACATTATAAGCGAATTAACGAAATTGTGTTTCCCACCAATTTTAAAAGTGAATTTAACGAGCGGGAGATAAATACTTTTGTAAAGATTGTACAATTGGAAAAATCACCAATTCGGATTTTACATATTGGCAAGGAAGCCGAATTATCTGAACGGCAAAGAAGCAATAGAAAACAATTAGAATCGTATTTTGAAGGATTGGAATACAGCTATCACTGGCTTGAGAAAACAGGTGTTAAAGAAGGGGTGCTCTCCTTTGTGGACGATAGAAATAGTGGAATGATAGCTTTTGTAAATAGAAAGCATTGGTTTTTTGGCAGTATATTTTCAAATCCGTTGGTTAAAAGTTTGGGCGTGCATTCCAAAGTACCCATTTTGGCTCTTCACGATTTAAGGAATTAA
- a CDS encoding RsiV family protein, with protein sequence MKNLLPVIFILLFFGCKDDRKNEEIKVDPLNVQEEIVDSLKLSNENLEKQQKTLILKRTELLEKKDSKAELENLLISKSFLKENNDYTLDFKYPYLNEKIKPQFEVFNEYIATKFLDAKGIEQQILEEQRLCDSLGIPRQNEKRFVDYKIYNLNDRLISVLFYKENHYTGAAHASYTFQCLNFDLERAVFMNFEDFFNDGTEEEVREILNSLLKEKINSGELYYDCWAISTDDFFNAKNNFVVNDSVVEFYFDDCVICPSYTGTYSIQIPLEMLMPVLRKFKKNPLLG encoded by the coding sequence ATGAAAAACCTACTGCCCGTAATCTTTATCCTTTTATTTTTTGGTTGTAAAGACGATCGCAAAAACGAAGAAATTAAAGTAGATCCGCTAAACGTCCAGGAAGAAATTGTTGACTCCCTAAAGCTTTCAAATGAAAATTTAGAGAAACAACAAAAAACCCTTATCTTAAAACGAACAGAATTACTCGAGAAAAAGGATTCAAAAGCAGAACTGGAAAACTTACTTATTTCCAAGTCGTTTTTAAAGGAGAATAACGACTATACCCTAGATTTTAAATACCCCTATCTCAACGAAAAAATTAAACCGCAATTCGAGGTCTTTAACGAATATATCGCCACTAAATTTCTAGATGCCAAAGGGATAGAACAACAAATTTTAGAAGAACAACGACTGTGCGATTCCCTCGGAATTCCACGCCAAAACGAAAAGCGTTTCGTAGATTATAAAATTTACAATCTCAACGACCGACTCATTAGCGTGCTGTTTTATAAAGAAAACCACTACACCGGTGCCGCACACGCCTCCTATACGTTTCAATGTTTAAATTTCGATTTGGAGCGTGCCGTTTTTATGAATTTTGAAGACTTTTTTAATGACGGGACCGAAGAAGAAGTTCGTGAAATTTTAAACTCCCTTTTAAAGGAAAAAATTAATTCGGGCGAATTGTATTACGATTGTTGGGCAATTTCCACAGACGATTTCTTTAACGCCAAAAACAATTTTGTAGTAAACGATTCAGTGGTAGAATTTTACTTTGACGACTGCGTTATTTGCCCCTCCTACACCGGAACCTATTCCATTCAAATTCCTTTGGAAATGCTAATGCCCGTACTACGGAAATTCAAAAAAAACCCATTACTAGGCTAA
- a CDS encoding universal stress protein, which translates to MQKILIPTDFSENSLNAVLYATELFKHNPAEIFLLHAFADQVYEEKSRFADEIFEELQQKALTKAKEALNDLQTKVSAISPNPKHTIHTIAEFGLLVDTTNDWVEKENIDVVVMGTKGETADKQITFGSNTLQVIKYVKCPVLAIPSGYNDIHPKNILFSTDYLLPFKRRELKLVSTIARCFASKVEFFFASKFESLSLRQEDNRNFLKASFADNQIDFIQKDDTNITKAINTYIIENPIDMLVMVNTRHSYLENILYQSTIEKIGLHIDIPFLVLQNLPR; encoded by the coding sequence ATGCAAAAAATATTAATACCTACTGATTTCTCTGAAAATTCGCTAAACGCCGTTCTTTACGCTACCGAACTTTTTAAACACAATCCGGCCGAAATATTTTTACTTCACGCTTTTGCCGATCAAGTTTACGAAGAGAAGTCGCGATTTGCCGATGAAATTTTTGAAGAACTGCAGCAAAAAGCGCTTACAAAAGCGAAGGAAGCTCTGAACGATTTACAAACTAAGGTTAGTGCTATTTCGCCAAACCCAAAACACACCATCCATACTATTGCCGAATTCGGTTTGTTGGTAGATACCACCAACGATTGGGTGGAGAAGGAAAATATAGATGTAGTGGTTATGGGCACCAAGGGCGAAACGGCAGACAAGCAAATAACTTTTGGCAGTAATACGCTGCAGGTTATAAAATATGTAAAATGCCCTGTACTTGCCATTCCTTCGGGATATAACGATATACACCCTAAAAACATACTGTTTTCAACAGATTACCTTTTGCCTTTTAAAAGGCGCGAATTAAAATTGGTAAGCACTATTGCCAGGTGCTTTGCTTCAAAAGTAGAATTCTTTTTCGCTTCCAAATTTGAATCGCTTTCGTTGCGACAGGAAGACAATAGAAATTTTCTAAAAGCTTCGTTTGCCGATAATCAAATTGATTTTATACAAAAGGACGATACAAATATCACAAAAGCAATTAACACATATATTATTGAAAACCCAATAGATATGCTGGTTATGGTTAATACCCGCCATTCGTATTTAGAAAATATTCTGTATCAATCTACTATTGAAAAAATAGGCTTGCATATTGATATTCCTTTTTTAGTACTTCAAAACTTACCTAGATAA
- the deoC gene encoding deoxyribose-phosphate aldolase, which yields MDLSRYIDHTLLKATALPEHIVQLCDEAKLYNFYAVCVNSGYVALAADQLKNTDVKIASVVGFPLGAMSQHAKICEASQAVNNGADEIDMVLNIGLLKAQLYSQVQDEIAAVKEAIGSRTLKVILETCYLTEAEIRQACQLCKNAKAHYVKTSTGFGTGGASEKVVKIMVEEVGDSLKIKASGGIRDFETAKAYINLGVSRIGTSSGIEIVTSTKNNTDEHSY from the coding sequence ATGGACCTAAGCCGCTACATAGACCATACCCTTTTAAAAGCCACCGCCCTGCCGGAGCACATCGTTCAACTTTGCGATGAAGCCAAATTGTATAATTTTTATGCGGTCTGTGTAAACAGCGGTTACGTTGCATTAGCCGCCGACCAATTAAAAAATACCGATGTTAAAATTGCTTCGGTAGTGGGATTTCCATTAGGCGCAATGAGCCAGCACGCTAAAATTTGCGAAGCATCACAAGCTGTAAACAACGGCGCCGACGAAATTGATATGGTCCTAAACATAGGGTTGCTTAAAGCCCAATTGTACTCCCAAGTGCAGGACGAAATTGCCGCGGTAAAAGAAGCTATTGGTAGCCGCACCTTAAAAGTTATTCTTGAAACTTGCTATTTAACTGAAGCCGAAATACGCCAGGCATGCCAGCTTTGTAAAAATGCCAAGGCCCATTATGTAAAAACCTCAACCGGTTTTGGCACGGGCGGAGCTTCCGAAAAAGTGGTTAAAATAATGGTTGAAGAAGTGGGCGACAGTTTAAAAATTAAAGCCTCTGGCGGAATTCGGGATTTCGAAACCGCAAAAGCATATATTAATTTGGGAGTGAGCAGAATTGGAACTTCTTCAGGAATTGAAATAGTTACCTCCACAAAAAACAATACAGATGAGCACTCATATTGA
- a CDS encoding universal stress protein, with the protein MKKRILIPTDFSRNAFNAIKYAMALYKREFCEFIILHTYYHSGYSKDNFLIPEPSEKAHKAAKESSEERMNKLKQQMGLYEKNDNHDFQFLSEFGSFFEVLKKVIEKEDVKLVVMGTRGETDDNSVILGSNTVNAMEKVRNCPVLGIPANTAYKDPNEIVFPTSFKTHYKERELETLVEISRITNAPIRILHVKKGKQLTEDQEKNKELLERILDAAEFTHHKLYDIDLQEGVRCFVQSRESEMIAFVNKKHNFFGSIFSNPMVKELGMHTTVPLLAMHDLRN; encoded by the coding sequence ATGAAAAAACGAATATTGATTCCCACAGATTTTTCGAGAAATGCGTTTAACGCCATTAAATATGCCATGGCGCTTTACAAACGAGAGTTTTGTGAATTTATAATTTTACATACCTACTACCATTCTGGATATTCTAAAGACAATTTTTTAATTCCCGAACCTTCCGAAAAAGCGCATAAAGCTGCCAAGGAATCTTCCGAAGAACGGATGAATAAACTAAAGCAACAGATGGGGCTTTACGAAAAAAACGACAATCACGACTTTCAATTTTTAAGTGAATTTGGGTCATTTTTTGAGGTTTTAAAGAAAGTCATAGAAAAGGAAGATGTAAAACTGGTAGTGATGGGAACCCGTGGGGAAACAGACGATAATTCGGTGATTCTAGGTAGTAATACGGTAAATGCCATGGAAAAGGTGCGCAATTGTCCGGTATTGGGCATACCTGCAAATACTGCATACAAGGATCCTAATGAAATTGTATTTCCCACCAGTTTTAAAACACATTACAAAGAACGCGAATTGGAAACCTTGGTAGAAATTTCGCGAATAACGAATGCGCCAATACGTATCCTGCACGTTAAAAAAGGTAAGCAACTAACAGAAGACCAAGAAAAAAACAAAGAACTTTTAGAGCGAATATTAGATGCCGCTGAGTTTACCCATCACAAACTTTACGATATAGATTTGCAGGAAGGGGTGCGTTGTTTTGTACAAAGTCGGGAAAGCGAAATGATTGCCTTTGTTAATAAAAAGCACAATTTCTTCGGAAGTATTTTCTCCAATCCCATGGTTAAGGAGCTCGGAATGCACACTACCGTGCCTTTATTGGCTATGCACGATTTGCGAAACTAG
- a CDS encoding PAS domain-containing sensor histidine kinase: MKVFEEKKDNIFKILSESISEGIVIVNEKQEIVTSNEAADQMFGYEPGELLGQNLNVLIPQKYHRNHHHQVDEFMEKSDPRQMGHGRDLYGKRKDGSTFPVEAGLNPFEIYNSKYVMALVTDITVRKNQELQIIELNSQLEHKIDARTKELKQTILELEEEVTKRQEAEHKIKESLRKERELNELKTKFLSLVSHEFKTPLSGILTSATLAGKYTETAQQDKRDKHLKTIQSKVKYLNNILNDFLSIERLESGKATYKFDTFPLSKVVNEVIYNSNMLLKDGQRINYPNNIDDITVNFDEKILELALTNLINNAIKYSPEFTKIDVVVRPNNTSLSIDVLDEGMGIPAKEQKHIFNRYFRAENALLNQGTGIGLNIVKSHLESLGGTIDFESEEGNGSKFTITFPINNNTN, from the coding sequence ATGAAGGTGTTTGAAGAAAAAAAGGACAATATTTTTAAAATTCTTTCTGAATCTATTTCAGAAGGGATTGTAATTGTAAACGAAAAGCAGGAAATTGTTACTTCAAACGAAGCAGCAGACCAAATGTTTGGCTATGAGCCTGGTGAACTTTTGGGGCAAAACCTCAATGTTTTAATTCCTCAAAAATATCATCGAAACCACCACCATCAAGTGGATGAGTTTATGGAAAAGAGCGATCCGCGGCAAATGGGGCATGGGCGCGATCTGTATGGAAAACGGAAGGACGGAAGTACCTTTCCGGTAGAGGCGGGCTTAAACCCTTTTGAAATTTACAACAGCAAATACGTAATGGCGTTGGTAACAGACATTACGGTTAGGAAAAACCAAGAGTTGCAAATTATAGAGCTTAACTCGCAGTTGGAACATAAAATTGACGCGCGCACCAAAGAGCTAAAACAAACCATTTTAGAGCTAGAGGAGGAGGTAACCAAACGGCAGGAGGCAGAACACAAGATAAAGGAATCGCTGCGAAAGGAACGCGAGCTTAACGAGCTAAAAACAAAGTTTTTATCGTTGGTGTCGCACGAGTTTAAAACACCTTTAAGCGGAATTCTCACATCGGCCACCTTGGCGGGTAAATACACCGAAACCGCGCAACAGGATAAGCGCGATAAGCATTTAAAAACCATTCAAAGCAAAGTAAAATACTTAAATAATATTCTCAATGATTTTCTTTCTATTGAACGTTTGGAATCCGGGAAAGCCACTTATAAATTTGATACCTTTCCGTTAAGCAAGGTAGTGAATGAGGTAATTTACAATTCGAATATGCTTTTAAAGGATGGCCAACGAATAAATTATCCGAATAATATTGATGATATTACGGTAAATTTTGATGAGAAAATCTTAGAACTGGCGTTGACCAATTTAATTAACAATGCCATAAAGTATTCGCCAGAATTTACAAAGATTGATGTGGTTGTGCGGCCTAATAACACTTCGTTGAGTATTGATGTATTAGATGAAGGAATGGGTATTCCCGCTAAGGAGCAAAAACATATCTTTAACAGGTATTTCCGTGCCGAAAACGCCTTGCTCAATCAGGGTACCGGTATAGGTTTAAATATAGTGAAAAGCCATTTGGAGAGTCTTGGTGGCACTATAGATTTTGAAAGCGAAGAGGGTAATGGCAGTAAGTTTACCATTACTTTCCCCATAAATAACAACACAAATTAA
- a CDS encoding universal stress protein, with translation MMNVLIPTDFSENSHNAIRYALDYFAAIPVNFYLLHISPNTAMPADDDSDLLFNTAASQGTAQGSITSLREEILHFKLLAKNAGHQFFAIHENMLLVEAIRKQIDAKEIDYVLMGTKGASKNNRNEIGSNTSEVITKVKCPIFVIPENARFKKIKNISFLTDYNCIYRNKVINGLSQALLIQKAALRVLHIRSQNTMLSAAQTDNKGFLHYFFKDIKHSFHFLENKNIEAGVQDFVETWEIDLIAVVAKNLNLTQRLLFNRINPAISYPYEVPFLILHE, from the coding sequence ATGATGAACGTATTAATTCCAACGGATTTCTCCGAAAATTCACATAATGCCATTCGGTATGCTTTGGATTATTTCGCAGCTATTCCTGTGAATTTTTATCTGCTTCACATTTCGCCCAATACTGCTATGCCTGCAGACGATGATTCAGATTTACTGTTTAATACGGCAGCTTCCCAAGGCACGGCGCAAGGGTCTATTACAAGTTTACGGGAAGAAATACTGCACTTTAAATTATTGGCTAAAAACGCTGGACATCAATTTTTTGCCATTCACGAAAACATGCTTTTGGTTGAAGCAATTCGCAAACAAATTGATGCAAAGGAAATTGACTATGTTTTAATGGGCACCAAGGGGGCTTCAAAAAACAACAGGAATGAAATAGGGAGCAATACCAGTGAAGTAATTACCAAAGTAAAGTGCCCAATCTTTGTGATTCCCGAAAATGCCAGGTTTAAAAAGATAAAGAACATTTCGTTTTTAACAGATTATAACTGTATTTATAGAAACAAGGTAATAAATGGGCTTTCGCAAGCGCTACTAATTCAGAAAGCTGCATTAAGGGTGTTGCATATTCGATCGCAAAATACAATGCTCAGCGCCGCACAAACAGATAACAAAGGGTTTTTACATTATTTTTTTAAGGATATAAAGCACAGTTTTCATTTTTTGGAAAATAAAAATATTGAGGCCGGCGTACAGGATTTTGTTGAAACTTGGGAAATAGATTTAATAGCCGTAGTTGCAAAAAATTTAAACCTTACCCAACGCCTTCTTTTTAATAGAATTAACCCGGCTATTTCATATCCATACGAAGTGCCTTTTTTAATACTGCACGAATAG
- the trxA gene encoding thioredoxin, giving the protein MKSNFKNIINSETPVLVDFFADWCGPCKMLAPILKQVKDELGDEVKIVKIDVDKNQPLAAQYQVRGVPTMILFKNGKQLWRQSGVLQKNELVTIINQHKN; this is encoded by the coding sequence ATGAAAAGCAATTTTAAAAACATAATCAATTCCGAAACCCCTGTACTAGTCGATTTTTTTGCCGATTGGTGCGGTCCCTGCAAAATGCTCGCTCCTATCTTAAAACAAGTAAAAGACGAATTGGGCGACGAAGTAAAAATTGTAAAGATAGACGTCGATAAAAATCAACCTTTGGCTGCGCAATACCAAGTTCGCGGTGTTCCCACCATGATTCTCTTTAAAAACGGCAAACAACTGTGGCGCCAAAGCGGTGTGCTCCAGAAAAATGAATTGGTGACCATCATAAACCAACACAAAAATTAA
- a CDS encoding helix-turn-helix domain-containing protein: protein MENGFQIQLPKNHFLQKLVDYYFFIDIPVSQLVMKEEYVLPFPRLTFGYFFEHPFSVTNHSKNKSQTAEMIISRISTDKISVAPLTDRVKILGAHVKPFTLAYLTNKNVSELPWIINTKELFGKKAESFQKKIDTCGSTKEMFTEVEKIFQNTVLAKDLSQIEIVMETIEATRGSVSISFLADTVGVTSRTLRNYFYKYIGCSPKDYLQLVKLKQSVFQMKNDPSSLTSLSYDQNFADQAYFSNTIKNLTDQSPKKIRENLPDFRFLQF from the coding sequence ATGGAGAATGGCTTTCAGATTCAACTGCCCAAAAACCATTTTCTACAAAAATTAGTCGACTACTACTTTTTTATAGATATTCCTGTTTCCCAATTAGTAATGAAAGAGGAGTATGTACTTCCCTTTCCACGCTTAACATTTGGTTATTTTTTCGAACACCCATTTTCGGTAACGAATCATTCAAAAAATAAATCGCAAACTGCGGAAATGATCATTTCGCGAATTTCAACAGATAAAATTTCGGTTGCGCCATTGACCGATCGCGTGAAAATACTGGGTGCGCACGTAAAACCCTTTACCTTGGCCTATCTCACGAATAAAAATGTTTCCGAATTGCCTTGGATTATAAATACGAAGGAATTATTTGGAAAGAAAGCCGAATCATTCCAGAAAAAAATTGATACCTGCGGCTCAACCAAAGAAATGTTTACCGAGGTGGAAAAAATCTTCCAAAATACGGTTTTAGCGAAAGATCTCTCGCAAATTGAAATCGTAATGGAAACAATTGAAGCCACAAGAGGAAGTGTGTCAATTTCGTTTCTCGCCGATACGGTTGGCGTTACTAGCAGAACGCTTCGGAATTATTTCTATAAATACATCGGCTGTTCTCCGAAAGACTATTTACAATTGGTAAAATTAAAGCAGTCTGTCTTCCAAATGAAGAACGATCCTTCCTCGCTAACTTCACTTTCCTACGATCAAAATTTTGCCGATCAAGCATATTTTTCCAACACCATTAAAAACCTTACCGACCAAAGTCCCAAAAAGATTCGCGAAAACCTGCCCGATTTCCGATTCCTACAATTTTAA
- a CDS encoding universal stress protein has translation MKKILVPTDFSNNAYAALFYATKLFSDEALQITILHSFSDEIGKLTSRVDIGRSDVIIKKLYKQSDEDGEQLVHKIKLDSAKVTHKFEVISTPASLSRTINQLVAAEGFDLVVMGSKGRTGAEDVLMGSTTIAITKSLEGCPLLIIPREVDFVIPTNIGYATDYNDFYQLSKLRPIVRLVRQYNSNLHIVHVGDEKELDSKQQQNLEQYRNDLTEYDTEFHFVKRTQNVSKSLHGFVDSKNLDLLALVYHKHAFLKQLFREPVVSRVGKHTHVPTLVIPLK, from the coding sequence ATGAAAAAAATACTCGTTCCCACCGATTTCTCGAATAATGCTTATGCGGCGTTGTTTTACGCTACTAAACTTTTTAGTGATGAAGCCTTGCAGATTACCATTCTCCACTCCTTTAGTGACGAAATAGGTAAACTCACCAGCCGAGTAGATATTGGCCGTTCCGATGTTATTATTAAAAAACTGTACAAACAGTCTGATGAAGATGGCGAACAATTGGTGCATAAAATAAAATTAGACTCAGCCAAAGTAACCCATAAGTTTGAGGTGATTTCCACTCCGGCGAGTTTGTCGAGAACTATAAATCAGTTAGTTGCCGCTGAAGGCTTTGACCTAGTGGTAATGGGTAGTAAGGGACGTACGGGAGCCGAAGATGTGCTTATGGGAAGTACCACAATTGCCATTACCAAATCTTTAGAAGGTTGTCCGTTACTTATAATTCCCCGCGAGGTAGATTTTGTTATTCCTACAAACATAGGCTATGCTACGGATTATAACGATTTTTATCAGTTGTCTAAATTAAGGCCTATCGTCCGGTTGGTGCGGCAGTATAATTCTAATTTACATATAGTGCATGTGGGCGATGAGAAAGAGTTGGATTCTAAGCAACAACAAAATCTGGAGCAATACAGAAACGACCTCACGGAATACGATACTGAGTTTCATTTTGTTAAAAGAACCCAAAACGTTTCAAAATCACTTCACGGTTTTGTTGACAGTAAAAATTTAGATCTTTTGGCATTGGTTTACCACAAGCATGCATTTTTAAAGCAGTTGTTCCGCGAGCCGGTGGTAAGCAGGGTGGGGAAGCATACGCACGTGCCTACTTTGGTAATTCCTTTAAAATAG